ATGATCTAAACGCAAATCATCAGCTTCTAAAATCAATTGAGATAATTGATGATCAAATATAGCTTGTCTTTTTTCATATTGATAAACAGCTTGTTTGCTAATATCAATAACTTTATAAAGTTGATTCATGCTATAATTTATTTTTGATTTGTTTTTGCGAAACCAGCAGATTGTAGAGTATTGGAATTTTTTTTAATATCCACATTTAATTCATCACTTGCAATTTCTATAGTCTTCTCTAAATAATCTATAGCAATTTGTTTACGCCCCACAATTCCTTCAAGTTCTTTAACACGAGCTTCTAGTTTTTTCAATTTTTCAGAACTACTATCTTTCTTCTCAACCACTCT
The DNA window shown above is from Polaribacter sp. Hel_I_88 and carries:
- a CDS encoding transposase — protein: MKANLKQLKKSRIYSEEFKREIVKDFESGRFSVLQLKKLHSISDVTIYKWIHKFSTFNEKGSRVVEKKDSSSEKLKKLEARVKELEGIVGRKQIAIDYLEKTIEIASDELNVDIKKNSNTLQSAGFAKTNQK